The following proteins are encoded in a genomic region of Limosilactobacillus reuteri subsp. reuteri:
- a CDS encoding ATP-grasp domain-containing protein — translation MEKLKSVLIIGAGANDVQHGDELDSAIYQVSRVFKQMKIKTILADDNPFSVSLENVDHGCIVPLKVESLVDIINKFHPDAILPTLGNRRAFELTQELLEKGIIRKENIQLLGVPEATIRQINSAVLLERTLRQMEAPVKKIVTVNNYQDALDEATKLGYPVIIRSVLPKSSSTRKIVHDRSELADAVKVCLSQSRAEQVVVQQSLAGYKEIEVVVQRDSSGTMMMLSMIEDMDPIGIHAGDSIAFNPVQTLRDRQIQDIRDTAFAITRKLRIVGTNHIQFALDTNSDRFYVIKSSPYFDRITAFVSQSTGYPIAQVTAQLYAGKHLRDIDLGENYVHHAALIEPTMDHIAARVPIWGFNDLPKASRLLGTEKRSVGTVFGIGRSTIEALFKAIESRYHEPADFHLAAQKQLTDDQLIAKIVHPEAGRLFVLIEAMQRGYSVNELAEMTKIDPFYFEQINKMRLLIREIADHPNKEPVLQKAKSYGLSNQLIARLWNTTPEQVYQMSIDHQLLTKYKEIEPSAGEFDQHTNSFYSAYEEENEISRTSQPSALVIGTGGLRLGLSNSGDYFVAMMLKELHNEGFNNVVVNSNPSSVTFDPELAEKRYVEPATIENILQILRIEQPQYLFIPTSYDKLLKSLQNYDLDVKIVIIPDELPTTAASSDRQRYSFNYVYDGNYAYPLGTMTDLFSPIALNYQSTALRYPADLPSSTYQNLNDQASIAVLKMEQPGLYQVIFEENDGEFNLMKVQPLSLPEVSFLSKALHISLPGIFTQLFTGKFDKMLEPKPVSGIVNYRATFPFKALRVKGGIPARNRVIGAQMQFLGE, via the coding sequence ATGGAAAAGTTGAAATCTGTATTAATTATTGGAGCGGGAGCCAACGATGTTCAGCATGGAGATGAGCTCGACTCTGCTATTTACCAGGTCTCACGCGTTTTTAAACAAATGAAGATAAAGACTATCTTGGCAGACGATAACCCATTTTCGGTAAGCTTAGAAAACGTTGATCACGGTTGCATTGTCCCATTAAAAGTCGAGAGCCTAGTAGATATTATTAATAAGTTTCATCCAGATGCAATCTTGCCTACTTTAGGTAATCGTCGAGCTTTTGAGCTTACCCAAGAATTGCTAGAAAAAGGAATTATTCGTAAAGAAAATATTCAACTGCTAGGGGTTCCTGAAGCAACTATTCGTCAAATTAATAGTGCTGTTTTGCTTGAACGAACGCTTCGACAAATGGAAGCACCAGTTAAGAAAATCGTAACGGTTAATAATTATCAGGATGCTTTGGATGAGGCAACTAAACTAGGGTATCCAGTTATTATCAGGTCAGTATTACCTAAGAGTAGCAGTACGCGTAAAATTGTGCATGATCGAAGTGAATTGGCAGATGCAGTAAAGGTTTGCTTGAGCCAGTCGCGGGCAGAACAAGTAGTAGTTCAGCAAAGTCTTGCCGGCTATAAGGAAATTGAAGTCGTCGTTCAACGTGATAGTTCTGGAACAATGATGATGTTGTCAATGATTGAGGATATGGACCCAATCGGTATCCATGCTGGTGATTCAATTGCCTTCAATCCTGTCCAGACACTTCGCGATCGACAGATTCAGGATATTCGAGATACGGCTTTTGCTATTACCCGCAAATTAAGAATTGTCGGCACGAACCATATTCAGTTTGCCCTTGATACAAACAGTGATCGTTTTTATGTCATTAAGAGCAGTCCATACTTTGATCGAATTACAGCGTTTGTATCGCAGTCGACTGGTTATCCAATTGCCCAAGTAACAGCACAATTATATGCAGGAAAGCATCTGCGGGACATTGATCTTGGTGAAAATTATGTTCATCATGCGGCTCTTATCGAACCAACAATGGATCATATTGCTGCACGGGTTCCAATATGGGGATTCAACGATTTACCAAAAGCTAGTCGTTTACTTGGAACAGAAAAGCGGTCGGTGGGGACGGTTTTTGGTATCGGCCGAAGTACTATTGAAGCACTTTTTAAAGCTATTGAATCCCGTTATCACGAGCCAGCTGACTTTCATCTTGCCGCTCAAAAGCAATTGACTGATGACCAATTAATCGCCAAAATTGTCCACCCCGAAGCAGGCCGACTTTTTGTATTAATTGAAGCAATGCAGAGAGGGTACTCAGTTAATGAATTAGCAGAGATGACAAAGATTGATCCGTTTTATTTTGAACAGATTAATAAAATGCGGTTGTTGATTCGTGAAATTGCTGATCATCCAAATAAAGAGCCGGTTTTGCAAAAAGCTAAGAGTTACGGCTTGAGTAACCAGCTTATTGCAAGACTGTGGAATACTACCCCTGAACAAGTTTATCAGATGAGTATAGACCACCAATTATTGACAAAGTATAAAGAAATCGAACCATCAGCTGGGGAGTTTGATCAGCATACTAATAGTTTTTACTCTGCTTACGAAGAAGAAAATGAAATTAGTCGAACTTCTCAACCAAGCGCTCTGGTGATTGGGACAGGGGGCTTACGATTAGGATTAAGTAATTCCGGTGATTACTTTGTTGCTATGATGTTAAAAGAACTTCATAATGAAGGCTTTAATAATGTTGTGGTAAATTCAAACCCTAGTTCCGTCACTTTTGATCCAGAGTTAGCTGAAAAACGTTATGTTGAACCGGCAACAATTGAAAATATCTTGCAAATATTACGGATAGAGCAACCCCAGTATTTGTTTATTCCCACTAGTTATGATAAGTTACTAAAATCGTTGCAGAATTATGATCTGGATGTAAAAATTGTTATAATTCCAGATGAATTGCCAACTACTGCTGCTAGTAGCGATAGGCAACGTTACTCCTTCAATTATGTCTATGATGGCAATTATGCTTATCCATTAGGAACAATGACTGATCTTTTTTCACCAATTGCGTTAAACTATCAATCCACCGCTTTACGCTACCCGGCTGATCTTCCTTCATCAACTTACCAAAATCTTAATGACCAGGCTAGTATTGCTGTATTAAAGATGGAACAGCCAGGGTTATACCAAGTGATTTTTGAAGAGAATGATGGTGAATTTAATTTAATGAAAGTTCAACCATTATCATTACCAGAAGTATCCTTTTTATCAAAAGCACTTCATATTAGCTTACCAGGAATTTTTACTCAATTATTCACTGGTAAATTCGATAAAATGCTGGAGCCCAAACCGGTATCAGGGATTGTTAATTATCGTGCAACTTTCCCATTTAAGGCATTGCGAGTTAAGGGTGGAATCCCTGCCCGTAATCGAGTCATTGGTGCGCAGATGCAATTTTTAGGAGAATAA